A genomic stretch from Streptosporangium album includes:
- a CDS encoding ABC transporter ATP-binding protein — translation MTTAPDSFLELRDLRIHFPTEDGLVKSVDGLSFKLDRGKTLGIVGESGSGKSVTSLGILGLHKGGRAKISGEIWLDGEELVSASTDHVRTLRGKKMAMIFQDPLSAMHPFYTVGAQIVEAYRIHHDVSKAVARKHAIDLLGRVGIPQPDKRVDSYPHEFSGGMRQRAMIAMALSCDPELLIADEPTTALDVTVQAQILDLMLDLQREFNSALIIITHDLGVVAELSDDILVMYGGKCIEYGSAEDIFYRPEHPYTWGLLGSMPRLDREPTERLLPIKGTPPSLINVPSGCAFHPRCTFEDRTGGKATTEVPELLEIEGGHLVRCHLPRAERRAIWENEIKPMMEST, via the coding sequence ATGACGACTGCGCCCGACTCCTTCCTGGAACTGCGCGACCTGCGCATCCACTTCCCGACCGAGGACGGCCTGGTCAAGTCCGTCGACGGCCTGTCCTTCAAGCTCGACCGGGGCAAGACCCTGGGCATCGTGGGCGAGTCGGGTTCCGGTAAGAGTGTCACCAGCCTCGGCATCCTCGGTCTGCACAAGGGCGGCCGGGCCAAGATCTCCGGCGAGATCTGGCTGGACGGCGAGGAGCTCGTCAGCGCGAGCACCGACCACGTGCGGACGCTGCGCGGCAAGAAGATGGCGATGATCTTCCAGGATCCGCTGTCGGCGATGCACCCCTTCTACACGGTCGGCGCCCAGATCGTCGAGGCCTACCGGATTCACCACGACGTCAGCAAGGCGGTCGCCCGCAAGCACGCGATCGACCTGCTCGGCCGGGTGGGCATCCCGCAGCCCGACAAGCGCGTCGACAGCTACCCGCACGAGTTCTCCGGCGGCATGCGCCAGCGCGCCATGATCGCCATGGCGCTGTCGTGCGACCCCGAGCTGCTGATCGCCGACGAGCCGACCACCGCCCTCGACGTGACGGTCCAGGCGCAGATCCTGGACCTGATGCTGGACCTGCAGCGCGAGTTCAACTCCGCGTTGATCATCATCACCCACGACCTGGGCGTCGTCGCGGAGCTGTCGGACGACATCCTGGTGATGTACGGCGGCAAGTGCATCGAGTACGGCTCCGCCGAGGACATCTTCTACCGGCCCGAGCACCCCTACACCTGGGGTTTGCTGGGATCGATGCCCCGCCTGGACCGTGAGCCCACCGAGCGGCTGCTGCCGATCAAGGGCACTCCGCCCTCTCTGATCAACGTGCCGTCCGGCTGTGCCTTCCACCCCCGGTGCACCTTCGAGGACCGAACCGGAGGCAAGGCCACCACCGAGGTGCCCGAGCTCCTGGAGATCGAGGGTGGGCATCTGGTCCGATGCCATCTGCCGCGTGCGGAGCGACGGGCCATCTGGGAAAACGAGATCAAACCGATGATGGAGAGCACGTGA
- a CDS encoding ABC transporter substrate-binding protein, translating into MRKTNALALAALGTALTMGLAACGGTAGGGGNTGSGNNGAGAAASTAKHNDGYTKVVNASDAKGGTLKFALSDEPDSMDPGNTYYAWNWNFSRLYARPLMTYNPSPGENGLKLVPDLAEGPGEASADGKTWTYKLKKGIKYDDGTEVKAADVKYAIARSNFTSELTDGPKYFAQYLDAGDYKGPYKDKNLDDFKGVETPDDYTVVFKLKDPFAEFDFLVANPQSAPVPQAKDTGLDYEKTVASTGPYKIESHEVGKQFNLVKNENWDPATDTTRKQMPDRIEVQFKQNAEDIDQRLIAGQIQVDLAGTGVQTAARAKIVGDPKLKDSTDNPFTPFNRYAMISTAIKPFDNIDCRKAVQYATDKVATQAPWGGPLGGDIGTTAMTPTTVGYKPFDLYPNGADHKGDLAKAKEALTACGQPNGFETNIAVRGDRTKEVQVAEALQASLDRVGIKATIKKYPSGDWSAQYAGKPDFVHKNGLGIMIAGWGSDWPSGFGFLSQIVDGRFIKASGNYNMMELNDKSVNELLDKGIQTTDTAARNEIWSEVDKKVMESAAFLPFVYEKTLIFRPANLTNVYVHPAYGMYDYTWLGVKQ; encoded by the coding sequence ATGAGGAAGACCAACGCTCTGGCGCTCGCCGCGCTGGGTACCGCGCTGACCATGGGTCTCGCCGCCTGTGGCGGCACGGCCGGTGGAGGCGGCAACACGGGCTCCGGGAACAACGGCGCCGGTGCCGCGGCCTCCACCGCCAAGCACAACGACGGCTACACCAAGGTCGTCAACGCCTCCGACGCCAAGGGCGGCACGCTCAAGTTCGCCCTGTCGGACGAGCCGGACTCGATGGACCCGGGCAACACCTACTACGCGTGGAACTGGAACTTCTCGCGTCTGTACGCCCGCCCGCTGATGACCTACAACCCCTCGCCCGGCGAGAACGGCCTGAAGCTCGTCCCGGACCTGGCCGAGGGGCCCGGTGAGGCCAGCGCCGACGGCAAGACCTGGACCTACAAGCTGAAGAAGGGCATCAAGTACGACGACGGCACCGAGGTCAAGGCCGCGGACGTCAAGTACGCCATCGCCCGCAGCAACTTCACCTCCGAGCTCACCGACGGCCCGAAGTACTTCGCGCAGTACCTCGACGCCGGCGACTACAAGGGTCCGTACAAGGACAAGAACCTCGACGACTTCAAGGGTGTCGAGACCCCGGACGACTACACCGTCGTCTTCAAGCTCAAGGACCCGTTCGCGGAGTTCGACTTCCTGGTCGCCAACCCGCAGTCCGCGCCGGTGCCGCAGGCCAAGGACACCGGTCTCGACTACGAGAAGACCGTCGCCTCGACCGGTCCCTACAAGATCGAGAGCCACGAGGTCGGCAAGCAGTTCAACCTCGTGAAGAACGAGAACTGGGACCCGGCCACCGACACCACCCGCAAGCAGATGCCGGACCGCATCGAGGTGCAGTTCAAGCAGAACGCCGAGGACATCGACCAGCGCCTGATCGCCGGGCAGATCCAGGTCGACCTCGCCGGCACCGGCGTCCAGACCGCGGCCCGCGCCAAGATCGTCGGCGACCCCAAGCTGAAGGACTCGACGGACAACCCGTTCACGCCGTTCAACCGCTACGCGATGATCTCGACGGCGATCAAGCCGTTCGACAACATCGACTGCCGTAAGGCCGTCCAGTATGCCACCGACAAGGTCGCCACCCAGGCGCCGTGGGGTGGCCCGCTCGGCGGCGATATCGGCACCACCGCGATGACCCCGACCACGGTCGGCTACAAGCCGTTCGACCTGTACCCCAACGGTGCCGACCACAAGGGCGACCTGGCCAAGGCCAAGGAGGCCCTGACGGCCTGCGGTCAGCCCAACGGCTTCGAGACCAACATCGCGGTCCGCGGTGACCGGACCAAGGAAGTCCAGGTCGCCGAGGCCCTGCAGGCCTCGCTCGACCGGGTCGGCATCAAGGCCACCATCAAGAAGTACCCCTCGGGTGACTGGAGCGCGCAGTACGCCGGCAAGCCGGACTTCGTGCACAAGAACGGCCTGGGCATCATGATCGCCGGTTGGGGCTCCGACTGGCCGTCCGGGTTCGGCTTCCTGTCGCAGATCGTCGACGGCCGCTTCATCAAGGCCTCCGGCAACTACAACATGATGGAGCTCAACGACAAGTCGGTCAACGAGCTGCTCGACAAGGGCATCCAGACCACCGACACCGCCGCTCGCAACGAGATCTGGTCCGAAGTGGACAAGAAGGTCATGGAGTCGGCGGCGTTCCTGCCGTTCGTCTACGAGAAGACCCTCATCTTCCGCCCCGCCAACCTGACCAACGTGTACGTGCACCCGGCCTACGGCATGTACGACTACACGTGGCTCGGTGTCAAGCAGTAG
- a CDS encoding HAD family hydrolase yields MDAVLFDMDGLLVDSEKIWFQVECEVMERLGGRWGTADQEYLVGGSMTAAVTHMLKISGAGAHPDDVAAWMLEGMTSRLADGVEMMPGAAELLASVRRAGLRTALVTSSVRPIAQACLKGIGVDNFDHVVTGDDVMRTKPHPEPYLTAARLLGVAAARCVALEDSPNGVTSATAAGCRVVAVPSVLPIPAAPGRLVVESLREIDVDVLRALAARDS; encoded by the coding sequence ATGGACGCGGTTCTCTTCGATATGGACGGCCTTCTCGTGGACAGCGAGAAGATCTGGTTCCAGGTCGAGTGCGAGGTGATGGAACGGCTCGGCGGCCGCTGGGGGACCGCCGACCAGGAATATCTGGTGGGCGGCTCCATGACGGCCGCCGTCACCCACATGCTCAAGATCTCGGGGGCCGGCGCCCATCCCGACGACGTGGCGGCCTGGATGCTGGAGGGCATGACGAGCAGGCTCGCCGACGGCGTGGAGATGATGCCCGGCGCCGCCGAGCTGCTGGCGTCGGTACGGCGGGCGGGCCTGCGCACCGCCCTGGTCACCTCCTCGGTGCGGCCGATCGCCCAGGCGTGCCTGAAGGGGATCGGCGTCGACAACTTCGACCACGTGGTGACCGGCGACGACGTGATGAGGACCAAGCCCCACCCGGAGCCCTACCTCACGGCCGCCCGCCTGCTGGGCGTGGCCGCGGCGCGCTGCGTCGCGCTGGAGGACTCCCCGAACGGGGTGACCTCGGCCACAGCGGCGGGCTGCCGGGTGGTGGCGGTGCCGAGTGTGCTGCCGATTCCCGCCGCGCCCGGCCGCCTGGTCGTCGAGTCCCTGAGGGAGATCGACGTCGACGTCCTGCGGGCGCTGGCGGCCCGCGACTCCTGA
- a CDS encoding ABC transporter permease produces the protein MTAPLDVSGEAMEAQPEAVLQGAGGKAIEGRSLGQIAWMRLKRDKIAIIGAFVVVFLTLVAIFAERPFGGLIALFGDPPNLPNNDLVDPMTSAPVGAWGGISLEHPFGLEPVNGRDIFARILSGAQISLLVAFLATLVSVVLGSLLGVVAGYFGGWIDTVISRLMDIFLAFPLLLFAIAIVGALPDRALGLSGNGLRIAVIVFIIGFFSWPYIARIVRGQTLSLREREFVDAARSLGAGNAYIIFREMLPNLVAPILVYSTLLIPTNILFEAALSFLGVGVNEPQASWGGMLTRAVDYYQIAPHFMIVPGLAIFITVMAFNLLGDGLRDALDPRAR, from the coding sequence ATGACCGCACCGCTCGATGTCTCCGGGGAGGCCATGGAGGCCCAGCCGGAGGCCGTGCTTCAAGGGGCGGGCGGAAAGGCCATCGAAGGCCGTTCGCTCGGCCAGATCGCCTGGATGCGCCTCAAGCGCGACAAGATCGCGATCATCGGCGCTTTCGTCGTGGTCTTCCTGACGCTGGTCGCGATCTTCGCCGAGCGCCCTTTCGGCGGCCTGATCGCGCTGTTCGGCGACCCGCCGAACCTTCCCAACAACGACCTCGTCGATCCGATGACCAGTGCTCCGGTAGGGGCCTGGGGCGGCATCAGCCTGGAGCACCCGTTCGGCCTCGAGCCGGTCAACGGCCGTGACATCTTCGCCCGGATCCTGTCCGGCGCGCAGATCTCGCTGCTGGTGGCCTTCCTCGCCACACTGGTCTCGGTTGTGCTCGGCTCGCTGCTGGGCGTCGTCGCGGGCTACTTCGGCGGCTGGATCGACACGGTCATCAGCCGCCTGATGGACATCTTCCTGGCCTTCCCGCTGCTGCTGTTCGCGATCGCCATCGTGGGCGCACTGCCCGACCGCGCGCTCGGCCTCTCGGGCAACGGCCTGCGGATCGCGGTGATCGTGTTCATCATCGGCTTCTTCAGCTGGCCCTACATCGCGCGCATCGTGCGCGGTCAGACCCTGTCGCTGCGCGAGCGGGAGTTCGTGGACGCGGCACGGTCGCTGGGCGCGGGGAACGCCTACATCATCTTCCGTGAGATGCTCCCCAACCTCGTGGCGCCGATCCTCGTCTACTCGACGCTGCTCATCCCCACCAACATCCTCTTCGAGGCCGCGCTGTCGTTCCTCGGCGTGGGTGTGAACGAGCCCCAGGCGTCCTGGGGCGGCATGCTCACCCGAGCGGTCGACTACTACCAGATAGCCCCGCACTTCATGATCGTCCCGGGCCTCGCGATCTTCATCACCGTGATGGCCTTCAACCTGCTGGGCGACGGGCTCCGGGACGCCCTCGACCCCCGAGCCCGGTAG
- a CDS encoding cellulose synthase, whose amino-acid sequence MSFEQIAWLPLCAGVTGVGLVLSFLAMRRRGAVAGLRGVAWSLLPLAAYLTGALPTLWRIGTAIAGFFAGVVFNPMVWAGVAVTGLSLVLFLVTGRLRGRRTARSAAPETPAVRTPAAPGGPVTSGGGVTQPLPQRKAAPAAQPAAKPAAKPAAKPAAKPAADDDFSDIEDILKRRGIG is encoded by the coding sequence ATGTCGTTCGAACAGATCGCGTGGTTGCCGCTCTGCGCCGGGGTGACCGGTGTGGGGCTGGTGCTCAGTTTCCTGGCGATGCGCCGCAGAGGAGCGGTGGCCGGATTACGCGGCGTGGCCTGGTCGCTGCTGCCGCTGGCGGCCTACCTGACCGGTGCGCTGCCCACTCTGTGGCGGATCGGCACGGCGATCGCCGGGTTCTTCGCCGGGGTGGTGTTCAACCCCATGGTGTGGGCCGGAGTGGCGGTGACCGGGCTCTCCCTGGTGCTGTTCCTGGTCACCGGCAGGCTGCGCGGCCGCCGTACGGCACGGTCCGCGGCGCCCGAAACCCCCGCGGTGCGGACGCCCGCGGCACCGGGCGGGCCGGTGACCTCCGGAGGGGGCGTCACCCAGCCGTTGCCGCAGCGCAAGGCGGCGCCCGCGGCGCAGCCCGCCGCGAAGCCCGCTGCGAAGCCTGCCGCGAAGCCCGCTGCGAAGCCTGCCGCGGACGACGATTTCTCCGACATCGAGGACATTCTCAAGCGTCGTGGGATCGGATGA
- a CDS encoding ABC transporter permease, giving the protein MVAFIVRRVIAAVLMLVIVSVATFAIFFLIPRALGQTPEGMASRYVGRDATPEAIQGAVKRLHLDDPLIVQYGRFAQGIVVGQDYSLGPKPAKCPAPCFGFSFNNNQPVWPTLLDRLPATLSLAAGAAITWLVVGVSIGVVSALRRGSALDRAAMTVALAGVSLPVYFTGLVSLSVFAYTLGIFPGGGSYIGITENPLMWFQSLVLPWITLAFLYAALYARLTRAGMLETMGEDYIRTARAKGLKERTVVTKHALRATLTPILTIFGLDLGLLLGGAVLTESTFSIPGIGKLVIDAIRGNDLPVVLGVTLFAAFFIVLANLIVDVLYAVVDPRVRLS; this is encoded by the coding sequence GTGGTCGCTTTCATCGTCCGCCGCGTGATCGCCGCCGTGCTGATGCTCGTCATCGTCAGCGTGGCCACCTTCGCGATCTTCTTTCTCATCCCGCGCGCCCTGGGACAGACCCCTGAGGGCATGGCGTCGCGCTACGTCGGACGGGATGCCACGCCCGAGGCGATCCAGGGCGCTGTCAAGAGGCTCCACCTGGACGACCCGCTCATCGTGCAGTACGGCCGGTTCGCCCAGGGCATCGTCGTCGGCCAGGATTACTCACTGGGCCCCAAGCCCGCCAAGTGTCCGGCGCCGTGCTTTGGGTTCTCCTTCAACAACAACCAGCCGGTCTGGCCGACGCTGCTCGACCGGCTCCCCGCGACGCTGTCGCTCGCCGCGGGCGCGGCGATCACCTGGCTCGTCGTCGGGGTCAGCATCGGCGTCGTCTCCGCGCTGAGACGCGGCAGCGCGCTCGACCGTGCCGCCATGACCGTGGCGCTCGCCGGAGTGTCGTTGCCGGTCTACTTCACCGGCCTGGTCTCGCTGTCGGTGTTCGCCTACACCCTCGGGATCTTCCCCGGCGGTGGCAGCTACATCGGGATCACCGAGAATCCGCTCATGTGGTTCCAGTCACTCGTGCTGCCCTGGATCACCCTGGCGTTCCTCTACGCCGCCCTCTACGCCCGGCTCACCCGGGCGGGCATGCTGGAGACCATGGGTGAGGACTACATCCGCACGGCACGCGCCAAGGGTCTCAAGGAGCGCACGGTCGTCACCAAGCATGCCCTGCGCGCCACGCTGACCCCGATCCTCACCATCTTCGGCCTCGACCTCGGGCTGCTGCTGGGCGGTGCGGTGCTCACCGAGAGCACCTTCTCCATCCCCGGCATCGGCAAGCTGGTCATCGACGCGATCCGGGGCAACGACCTTCCGGTGGTGCTGGGCGTGACCCTGTTCGCCGCCTTCTTCATCGTCCTGGCCAACCTCATCGTGGACGTCCTGTACGCGGTGGTCGACCCGAGGGTGAGGCTGTCATGA